One part of the Bacillota bacterium genome encodes these proteins:
- a CDS encoding killer suppression protein has protein sequence MDIYYRGKALGRVLNSKERLIRKYGSERGQMIMRRMFQLLDADNLADFSRLPQTRFHPLRENRKGQYAVNVGYPFRLVFEPAGERLELTADGSVDLSKITVIRIIEVVDYHGE, from the coding sequence ATGGACATATACTATAGGGGAAAAGCTCTTGGGCGGGTCTTGAACAGTAAAGAAAGACTCATCAGGAAGTACGGTTCGGAGCGTGGCCAGATGATCATGCGCAGGATGTTTCAGCTACTAGATGCTGATAACCTGGCCGACTTCAGCCGCCTCCCGCAGACGAGATTTCATCCCTTGAGAGAAAACCGGAAGGGTCAGTACGCGGTGAACGTCGGCTATCCGTTCAGACTCGTCTTCGAACCCGCGGGCGAGCGCCTTGAGCTTACGGCGGATGGAAGCGTGGATCTATCGAAGATCACCGTTATACGGATTAT